A stretch of the Mycobacterium shigaense genome encodes the following:
- a CDS encoding adenylate/guanylate cyclase domain-containing protein: MDRIWQWTWDRYKSRYSWAVYAIAIPLSLSVYLVWSLLMVAVERSDDYVAAAALTVIVAPLQAYVSLLPGWGPGRRVDRWAAGREADRVGALDATYVWARGGGARTLATNTALVAVLSVAVAATTGVTGSRLAQYGILGLAIGMAVGLSIMHTFAEAAVRPARVAIAGDIGIGDSLPRSRPTFAAWSNVFILAVVFIFVVDGAMLMTVVDGAHGQPLVFGAIAAVSTLCFGVPFTLGAGFLPLLRPIRDLAEGTTRVAGGDYSRRLPVVQDDDLGALAASFNRMQAGLVERQRLQSAFGTYVDPALATRLLEQGDHVFTGERREVTVMFVDIRDFTPFAEAHSAEDTVARLNALFEMVVPAVVDAGGHVNKFLGDGALAVFGAPNHLASHADAALSAAVLIHRLVGGRFGADLRIGIGINTGKVIAGTIGGGGKLEFTLIGDTVNVAARVEQLTKTTGDAILLTEQTVDALDARPPGLSDRGSQALRGKSAQVRLFALEVSAGGSSSEARDDDAHADHDRDRQGHQQETD, encoded by the coding sequence ATGGACCGCATCTGGCAGTGGACGTGGGATCGCTACAAGTCGAGGTACTCGTGGGCGGTTTACGCCATTGCGATCCCGCTTTCGCTGTCGGTGTACCTCGTGTGGTCGCTGCTCATGGTTGCTGTCGAAAGGTCGGACGACTACGTCGCGGCGGCCGCGCTCACCGTCATCGTCGCGCCGCTGCAGGCCTACGTGAGCCTGCTGCCCGGTTGGGGGCCGGGCCGCCGGGTGGACCGGTGGGCTGCCGGCCGAGAGGCCGATCGGGTGGGGGCACTGGACGCCACCTATGTCTGGGCCAGGGGCGGCGGTGCCAGGACGCTGGCCACCAACACGGCATTGGTCGCGGTGTTGTCGGTTGCGGTCGCTGCGACCACCGGGGTGACGGGATCGCGGCTGGCCCAATACGGGATTTTGGGCCTGGCGATCGGGATGGCCGTCGGGCTGAGCATCATGCACACCTTCGCGGAGGCGGCGGTACGGCCGGCCAGGGTCGCCATCGCCGGTGACATCGGGATCGGCGACTCGCTGCCCCGGTCCCGGCCGACCTTTGCCGCGTGGTCGAACGTCTTCATCCTCGCGGTCGTGTTCATTTTCGTTGTCGACGGCGCGATGCTGATGACGGTGGTCGACGGGGCTCATGGGCAACCGCTTGTTTTCGGCGCGATCGCGGCTGTGTCGACACTCTGCTTCGGCGTGCCGTTCACTCTCGGCGCCGGGTTCTTGCCGTTGCTGCGGCCCATTCGCGATCTCGCCGAGGGCACCACCCGCGTCGCGGGCGGCGATTACAGCCGGCGCCTGCCGGTGGTCCAGGACGATGACCTCGGCGCGTTGGCCGCGTCGTTCAACCGTATGCAGGCGGGTCTGGTTGAGCGGCAACGACTTCAGTCGGCGTTCGGGACGTATGTCGACCCGGCCCTGGCGACGCGGCTGCTCGAGCAGGGCGACCACGTGTTCACCGGCGAGCGCCGCGAGGTGACGGTGATGTTCGTCGACATCCGCGATTTCACCCCGTTCGCCGAGGCGCATTCCGCCGAGGACACCGTCGCCCGGCTCAACGCCCTGTTCGAGATGGTCGTGCCGGCGGTCGTCGACGCGGGCGGGCACGTGAACAAGTTCCTCGGCGACGGCGCCTTGGCCGTCTTCGGCGCGCCGAATCACCTTGCCAGCCATGCCGATGCAGCCCTCAGCGCGGCGGTGTTGATTCACCGTCTGGTCGGCGGGCGCTTCGGCGCCGACCTTCGCATCGGCATCGGCATCAACACGGGAAAGGTCATTGCCGGCACCATCGGCGGCGGAGGCAAGCTCGAGTTCACGCTCATCGGCGACACCGTCAACGTCGCCGCGCGCGTCGAGCAGCTGACCAAAACCACCGGCGACGCAATCCTTCTCACCGAGCAGACCGTCGACGCGCTGGACGCGCGACCGCCCGGACTCAGCGACCGCGGATCGCAGGCCTTGAGAGGTAAGTCGGCCCAGGTGCGACTCTTCGCGCTCGAGGTGTCGGCCGGCGGCTCGTCGTCAGAGGCCCGCGATGACGATGCCCACGCCGATCACGACCGCGACCGACAGGGACACCAGCAGGAAACTGACTAG
- a CDS encoding hydrogenase gives MQTMLFELGLVLFLLGLLTGLAVPALKNPRMALSSHLEAVLNGMFLVLLGLLWPHLHLSHAWGVTAIALIVYSAYANWVASLLAAVWGAGRKFAPIATGDHQASAPKESLVSFLLVSLSVAVVIGVGIVIAGL, from the coding sequence GTGCAGACAATGTTGTTCGAGCTCGGATTGGTCCTCTTCCTGCTCGGACTGCTGACCGGGCTCGCCGTTCCCGCGCTCAAGAACCCGCGCATGGCATTGTCGAGCCACCTCGAGGCCGTACTCAACGGCATGTTCCTGGTGCTGCTCGGGTTGCTCTGGCCGCACCTTCACCTGTCCCACGCGTGGGGAGTCACCGCGATCGCACTCATCGTCTACTCCGCCTATGCGAACTGGGTGGCCTCGCTGCTCGCGGCGGTGTGGGGCGCCGGGCGCAAATTCGCGCCGATCGCGACGGGTGACCACCAGGCCTCGGCGCCCAAGGAAAGCCTAGTCAGTTTCCTGCTGGTGTCCCTGTCGGTCGCGGTCGTGATCGGCGTGGGCATCGTCATCGCGGGCCTCTGA
- a CDS encoding superoxide dismutase family protein, giving the protein MKTGVSIAVAALTATLAPIAACAHQQGNQPSASPSTSAPPGAERMTTQLKAADGSQVATATFDFANGYATVTVEAGPNQLLSPGFHGLMVHAVGKREAPDFSSAGSVYQASDHTGHPASGDLTALQVRSDGSAKLDTTTSLLTAADLRSSSGTAVILPQTADNMVNGPTNESKRIACGVIAAAGPTTSSAATSTVSTVTTTLTTPPSLPPGT; this is encoded by the coding sequence ATGAAAACGGGCGTGTCCATCGCGGTCGCGGCATTGACCGCCACTCTCGCACCAATAGCCGCATGCGCACATCAGCAGGGCAACCAGCCCAGTGCCTCGCCGTCGACCAGCGCGCCGCCCGGCGCGGAGCGGATGACCACCCAGCTGAAGGCCGCCGACGGCAGCCAAGTAGCAACGGCCACTTTTGATTTCGCGAACGGCTACGCGACGGTCACCGTCGAGGCCGGGCCTAACCAGCTGCTGAGCCCGGGTTTTCACGGGTTGATGGTCCACGCGGTGGGCAAACGCGAGGCGCCGGACTTCAGCTCCGCCGGCAGCGTGTACCAGGCGTCCGATCACACCGGCCATCCGGCCAGCGGTGACCTGACCGCTCTGCAGGTGCGCTCCGATGGCTCGGCGAAGCTGGACACCACCACCAGCTTGCTGACGGCCGCGGACCTGAGAAGCAGCTCGGGCACGGCGGTCATCCTGCCCCAGACCGCGGACAACATGGTCAACGGCCCCACGAACGAATCCAAGCGGATCGCTTGTGGTGTGATCGCCGCGGCCGGGCCGACAACCTCGTCCGCGGCGACAAGCACCGTCTCGACGGTGACCACGACGCTGACGACGCCGCCCAGCCTGCCGCCCGGCACGTAA
- a CDS encoding OsmC family protein translates to MTTHETGRAATTDEGTVIVAEADAGPTPYDLLLAALGSCTSMTVRMYAERKGWPLAGVRVTLRHSRIHAQDCAECETKVPFIRP, encoded by the coding sequence ATGACCACGCATGAGACGGGCCGGGCTGCGACGACGGACGAAGGCACGGTGATCGTGGCCGAGGCCGACGCGGGACCCACACCCTACGATCTGCTGCTGGCCGCGCTGGGGTCGTGCACCTCGATGACGGTGCGCATGTACGCCGAACGCAAGGGCTGGCCACTGGCGGGTGTTCGAGTGACGTTGCGGCACTCGCGTATTCACGCACAAGACTGCGCCGAGTGCGAAACGAAAGTCCCGTTCATCAGACCCTGA
- a CDS encoding WhiB family transcriptional regulator has protein sequence MPQPEQLPGPNADIWNWQLQGLCRGVDSSMFFHPDGERGRARMQREQRAKEMCRRCPVIEACRSHALEVGEPYGVWGGLSESERDLLLKSDIGRNRGIRRSA, from the coding sequence ATGCCACAACCGGAGCAGCTACCTGGTCCTAACGCCGACATCTGGAACTGGCAACTGCAGGGCTTGTGCCGTGGCGTTGACTCGTCGATGTTCTTTCATCCCGACGGCGAGCGCGGACGCGCCCGCATGCAGCGCGAACAGCGCGCCAAGGAAATGTGCCGGCGCTGCCCGGTGATCGAGGCGTGCCGCTCCCACGCGCTGGAAGTCGGTGAGCCGTACGGTGTTTGGGGCGGACTGTCGGAATCCGAGCGCGACCTACTACTCAAGAGCGACATCGGCCGCAACCGCGGAATCCGCCGCAGCGCCTAG
- a CDS encoding tetratricopeptide repeat protein — protein sequence MIETGHTSAAEPALAAAAFGDRPGAWPLPTAKTPGQLWLRAVAAGGQGRYGSAYRDLAELRRGGGTGRLASLAHSTQGSFLRQLGWHARARGWDGRALALAGADGEARADALIGLAADALGLGRFAAAATLLARADAALLAGPVPERVAVRRRWVGAELAMFTGDREAAVRAATDAVELAPASTRHQVKSQVVLAAALCSAGEIDRARAVAETALDATGRLGLIPLRWASACLLFDIASVTISGPKLAEIRGICADQVRRAGGTWRSA from the coding sequence GTGATTGAAACTGGTCACACTTCTGCCGCCGAGCCGGCGCTGGCCGCCGCCGCCTTCGGGGACCGGCCCGGCGCCTGGCCGCTACCGACGGCGAAGACACCAGGTCAATTGTGGCTGCGGGCCGTTGCCGCGGGCGGACAGGGCCGCTACGGCAGCGCCTACCGCGACCTCGCCGAACTGCGGCGCGGCGGCGGGACCGGCCGGCTGGCCTCCCTGGCCCACAGCACGCAGGGCTCGTTTCTGCGCCAACTCGGGTGGCATGCGCGGGCCCGCGGCTGGGACGGCCGTGCCCTGGCGCTGGCTGGGGCCGATGGCGAGGCCCGTGCCGACGCCCTGATCGGGCTCGCGGCCGACGCGCTGGGCCTCGGTCGCTTCGCCGCGGCGGCGACTCTGCTGGCTCGGGCCGACGCAGCCCTGCTGGCCGGGCCGGTGCCGGAACGGGTCGCGGTGCGCCGTCGGTGGGTGGGCGCCGAGCTGGCGATGTTCACCGGCGATCGTGAGGCGGCTGTGCGCGCCGCCACCGATGCCGTCGAGCTGGCACCGGCTTCGACACGGCATCAGGTGAAGAGCCAGGTGGTGCTGGCCGCGGCGCTGTGTAGCGCCGGCGAGATCGATCGCGCCCGTGCTGTTGCCGAGACGGCGCTGGACGCCACCGGCCGTTTAGGCCTGATACCGCTGCGTTGGGCCTCAGCCTGCTTGCTGTTCGATATCGCTAGCGTCACGATTTCCGGGCCGAAACTGGCTGAAATCAGGGGTATTTGCGCAGATCAAGTGCGGCGCGCCGGGGGAACGTGGCGTTCCGCTTGA
- a CDS encoding sigma-70 family RNA polymerase sigma factor gives MTIQAERPLDAVVADAVAGDRNALREVLETIRPIVVRYCRARVGTVDRGGLSADDVAQEVCLATLTALPRYKDRGRPFLAFLYGIAAHKVADAHRAAGRDLAFPAETVPERWSTEAGPEQRALQSDSASRMSELLEILPAKQREILILRVVVGLSAEETAAAVGATPGAVRVAQHRALARLKSEIVAAGGYA, from the coding sequence ATGACAATTCAAGCGGAACGTCCTCTCGACGCTGTGGTTGCCGATGCCGTAGCGGGGGACAGGAACGCTTTACGGGAGGTGCTGGAGACCATCCGCCCGATCGTCGTGCGATATTGCCGAGCGCGAGTCGGCACAGTCGATCGGGGTGGTCTGTCGGCCGACGATGTGGCTCAGGAGGTGTGCTTGGCGACTCTGACGGCGCTGCCGCGGTACAAGGACCGAGGCCGCCCCTTTCTGGCGTTTCTCTACGGCATCGCGGCTCACAAGGTGGCCGACGCCCACCGGGCCGCGGGTCGCGACCTCGCCTTCCCCGCCGAAACCGTGCCCGAGCGATGGTCGACCGAGGCCGGCCCGGAACAGCGGGCCCTGCAATCCGATTCGGCCAGCCGGATGAGTGAACTGCTCGAGATCCTGCCCGCCAAGCAGCGCGAGATCCTGATACTCCGCGTGGTGGTCGGCCTGTCGGCCGAAGAGACCGCCGCCGCGGTCGGTGCGACGCCGGGCGCGGTGCGGGTCGCACAGCACCGGGCGCTGGCCCGGCTGAAATCCGAGATAGTTGCGGCAGGTGGCTATGCCTGA
- a CDS encoding anti-sigma-D factor RsdA — protein MPEFALPDRPALDEVARTDMLLDALANRQRFDVDDPSEGALATLLGDWRDDLRWPPASALVSPEEAIAAWHAGLEDRRHGRRSVATIGSVAATLLVLSGFGAVVAEARPGDTLYGLHAMFFDEPHVSQNQIELSAKADLAKVQEMIDKGEWTQAQSQLMEISSTLQSMDAGTGRNDLMDEVNLLNAKVAARDPNATLPSAVPLPVAPPPVVSPPVVSPPAAVPAAPSVAPAVPPPAAAPSPSPTSKHHHHHGQPTPTVAPGQ, from the coding sequence ATGCCTGAGTTCGCCCTTCCCGACCGCCCGGCCCTCGACGAGGTGGCGCGCACGGACATGCTGCTCGACGCGCTGGCCAACCGCCAGCGATTCGACGTCGACGACCCCAGCGAGGGCGCGCTGGCCACGCTGCTCGGCGACTGGCGCGACGACCTGAGGTGGCCGCCGGCCAGTGCCCTCGTCTCGCCGGAAGAGGCGATCGCCGCGTGGCATGCCGGACTCGAGGATCGGCGGCACGGCCGTCGCAGCGTGGCGACGATCGGTTCCGTCGCGGCAACGCTGTTGGTGCTCAGCGGTTTTGGCGCCGTCGTGGCCGAGGCCCGCCCCGGCGACACGCTGTACGGCCTGCACGCGATGTTCTTCGACGAGCCACACGTCAGCCAGAACCAGATCGAATTGTCTGCCAAGGCCGATCTGGCCAAGGTTCAGGAGATGATCGACAAGGGCGAATGGACCCAGGCACAAAGCCAGCTGATGGAGATCAGCAGCACGCTGCAATCGATGGACGCGGGCACCGGCCGAAACGATCTGATGGACGAGGTGAACCTGCTCAACGCCAAGGTTGCGGCCCGCGATCCCAACGCGACCCTGCCGTCCGCGGTGCCGCTGCCAGTCGCGCCTCCGCCGGTCGTCTCTCCGCCGGTCGTCTCGCCGCCCGCTGCGGTCCCGGCCGCCCCGTCCGTCGCGCCTGCTGTGCCGCCGCCGGCGGCGGCACCGTCGCCGAGTCCGACGTCAAAGCATCACCATCACCACGGCCAGCCGACACCCACGGTGGCGCCGGGTCAGTGA
- a CDS encoding DUF5319 domain-containing protein, producing MRDHLPPGLPPDPFADDPCDPSAALEAVEPGQPLDQQERIAVEADLADLAVYESLLAHKGIRGLVVCCDECQQDHYHDWDMLRANLLQLLIDGTVRPHEPAYDPEPDAYVTWDYCRGYADASLNEATSDADGFHWRH from the coding sequence GTGCGTGATCACCTCCCGCCGGGTTTGCCGCCCGACCCGTTCGCTGACGACCCGTGCGACCCGTCGGCGGCGCTGGAAGCCGTAGAACCGGGGCAACCCCTGGATCAACAAGAGCGCATCGCGGTCGAGGCTGACCTCGCCGATCTGGCCGTATACGAATCCTTGTTGGCGCACAAGGGAATTCGCGGACTCGTGGTGTGTTGCGACGAGTGTCAGCAGGACCACTACCACGACTGGGACATGCTGCGGGCCAACCTGCTGCAACTGCTGATCGACGGCACCGTTCGCCCGCACGAGCCGGCCTACGACCCCGAGCCGGACGCCTATGTGACCTGGGATTACTGCCGGGGCTACGCCGATGCTTCGCTCAACGAGGCCACGTCAGACGCCGACGGATTTCACTGGCGTCACTGA
- the guaB gene encoding IMP dehydrogenase has translation MSRGMSHLEDSSDLVGSPYVRNAPVAGLTDDPVPTGGDDPHKVAMLGLTFDDVLLLPAASDVVPATADTSSQLTKKIRLKVPLVSSAMDTVTESRMAIAMARAGGMGVLHRNLPVAEQAGQVEMVKRSEAGMVTDPVTCRPDNTLAQVEALCARFRISGLPVVDDSGALVGIITNRDLRFEVDQNRQVAEVMTKAPLITAREGVSADAALGLLRRNKIEKLPVVDGHGRLTGLITVKDFVKTEQHPLATKDSDGRLLVGAAVGVGGDAWVRAMMLVDAGVDVLIVDTAHAHNRLVLDMVGKLKAEVGHKVEVIGGNVATRSAAAALVDAGADAVKVGVGPGSICTTRVVAGVGAPQITAILEAVAVCRPAGVPVIADGGLQYSGDIAKALAAGASTAMLGSLLAGTAEAPGETIFVNGKQFKSYRGMGSLGAMAGRSGAGSAGRSYSKDRYFADDALSEDKLVPEGIEGRVPYRGPLSSVIHQLVGGLRAAMGYTGSPTIEVLQQAQFVRITAAGLKESHPHDVAMTVEAPNYYAR, from the coding sequence ATGTCGCGTGGCATGTCCCACCTAGAAGACAGCTCCGACCTGGTCGGCAGCCCCTACGTGCGCAACGCGCCCGTAGCCGGACTGACCGACGACCCGGTGCCGACCGGCGGCGACGACCCGCACAAGGTGGCGATGCTCGGGCTGACGTTCGACGACGTCCTGCTGCTGCCGGCGGCCTCCGACGTGGTGCCCGCCACCGCGGACACCTCCAGCCAGCTCACCAAGAAGATCCGGCTCAAGGTCCCGCTGGTCAGCTCCGCGATGGACACCGTCACCGAGTCGCGGATGGCCATCGCGATGGCCCGTGCCGGCGGCATGGGGGTGTTGCACCGCAACCTGCCCGTCGCCGAACAGGCCGGCCAGGTGGAGATGGTGAAGCGCTCCGAGGCGGGCATGGTCACCGACCCGGTCACCTGCCGGCCCGACAACACGCTGGCCCAGGTCGAGGCGCTGTGTGCGCGGTTCCGGATTTCCGGGCTGCCGGTCGTCGACGACTCCGGCGCGCTGGTCGGCATCATCACCAACCGGGACCTGCGCTTCGAGGTCGACCAGAACAGGCAGGTCGCCGAGGTGATGACCAAGGCCCCGCTGATCACCGCCCGGGAGGGCGTGTCCGCCGATGCGGCGCTGGGCCTGCTGCGCCGCAACAAGATCGAGAAACTGCCGGTCGTCGACGGCCACGGCCGGCTGACCGGGCTGATCACCGTCAAAGACTTCGTCAAGACCGAGCAACACCCGCTGGCCACCAAGGACAGCGACGGCCGGCTGTTGGTAGGTGCGGCGGTCGGCGTCGGGGGCGACGCCTGGGTGCGGGCGATGATGCTGGTCGACGCCGGGGTCGACGTGCTGATCGTGGACACCGCGCACGCCCACAACCGGTTGGTGCTCGACATGGTCGGCAAACTCAAGGCCGAAGTCGGCCACAAGGTCGAGGTGATCGGCGGCAACGTCGCCACCCGCTCGGCGGCCGCTGCCCTGGTCGACGCCGGAGCCGACGCCGTCAAGGTCGGGGTGGGGCCGGGCTCGATCTGCACCACCCGGGTGGTGGCCGGCGTCGGCGCCCCTCAGATCACGGCGATTTTGGAAGCCGTCGCGGTGTGTCGTCCGGCGGGTGTGCCGGTCATTGCCGACGGCGGACTGCAGTATTCCGGTGACATCGCCAAGGCGCTAGCCGCCGGCGCGTCGACGGCTATGCTGGGCTCGCTGCTGGCCGGCACCGCCGAGGCGCCGGGCGAGACGATCTTCGTCAACGGCAAGCAATTCAAGAGCTACCGCGGCATGGGGTCGCTGGGCGCCATGGCCGGCCGGAGCGGGGCTGGCAGTGCTGGCAGGTCGTACTCCAAGGACCGCTACTTCGCCGACGACGCGTTGAGCGAGGACAAACTGGTCCCCGAGGGCATCGAAGGGCGCGTGCCCTACCGCGGCCCGCTGTCGTCGGTGATTCACCAGCTGGTCGGGGGTCTGCGCGCCGCGATGGGCTATACCGGCTCGCCGACCATCGAGGTGTTGCAGCAGGCGCAGTTCGTCCGCATCACCGCGGCCGGGCTCAAAGAGAGCCATCCGCACGACGTCGCGATGACGGTCGAAGCCCCCAACTACTACGCGCGGTGA
- a CDS encoding GuaB3 family IMP dehydrogenase-related protein has product MVEIGMGRVARRTYELSEIGIVPSRRTRSSQDVSTAWQLDAYRFEIPVLAHPTDALVSPEFAIELGRLGGLGVLNGEGLIGRHSDVQAKIAQLLEAAEKEPEPSASIRLLQELHAAPLNPDLLGAAVARIREAGVTTAVRVSPQNAQALTPVLLQAGIDLLVIQGTIVSAERVASDGEPLNLKTFISELDVPVVAGGVLDHRTALHLMRTGAAGVIVGYGSTRGVTTSDEVLGISVPMATAIADAAAARREYLDETGGRYVHVLADGDIHTSGELAKAIACGADAVVLGTPLAGAAEALGEGWFWPAAAAHPSLPRGALLQIAVGERPPLEQVLDGPSDDPFGSVNLVGGLRRSMAKAGYCDLKEFQKVGLTVGA; this is encoded by the coding sequence ATGGTCGAGATCGGAATGGGCCGCGTGGCCCGTCGCACGTATGAGCTCAGTGAGATCGGCATCGTGCCCTCCCGGCGCACCCGCTCGTCGCAGGACGTGTCGACGGCCTGGCAGCTGGACGCCTACCGGTTCGAGATCCCGGTGCTGGCCCACCCGACGGACGCGCTGGTGTCCCCGGAGTTCGCGATCGAGCTGGGCCGGCTCGGCGGGCTGGGCGTGCTCAACGGCGAGGGTCTGATCGGCCGGCACTCCGACGTACAAGCCAAGATCGCGCAGCTGCTCGAGGCCGCCGAAAAGGAACCCGAACCCTCGGCCTCGATCCGGCTGTTGCAGGAGCTGCACGCCGCGCCGCTGAACCCCGATCTGCTGGGCGCCGCGGTCGCCCGGATCCGCGAGGCGGGCGTCACCACGGCCGTGCGGGTCAGCCCGCAAAACGCCCAGGCGCTCACCCCGGTGCTGCTGCAGGCCGGCATCGATCTGCTCGTTATCCAGGGCACCATCGTCTCGGCCGAGCGGGTGGCTAGCGACGGCGAACCGCTCAACTTGAAGACCTTCATCTCCGAGCTCGACGTGCCGGTGGTTGCCGGCGGCGTGCTGGACCACCGCACCGCGCTGCACCTGATGCGCACCGGCGCCGCCGGCGTCATCGTCGGCTACGGCTCCACCCGCGGCGTGACCACCAGCGACGAGGTGCTGGGCATCAGCGTCCCGATGGCCACCGCGATCGCCGACGCCGCCGCCGCGCGCCGGGAATACCTCGACGAGACCGGCGGCCGCTACGTGCATGTGCTGGCCGACGGCGACATCCACACGTCCGGGGAGCTGGCCAAGGCCATCGCGTGCGGCGCGGACGCGGTGGTGCTCGGTACGCCGCTGGCCGGAGCCGCCGAGGCGCTGGGCGAGGGCTGGTTCTGGCCCGCCGCCGCGGCGCACCCGTCGTTGCCGCGCGGTGCCCTGTTGCAGATCGCCGTCGGCGAGCGGCCGCCGCTCGAGCAGGTGCTCGATGGGCCTTCCGACGACCCGTTCGGCAGCGTCAACCTCGTCGGCGGGCTGCGCCGATCGATGGCCAAGGCCGGCTACTGCGATCTCAAGGAATTCCAGAAGGTCGGCCTGACCGTCGGGGCCTGA
- a CDS encoding FAD-dependent oxidoreductase, producing MQPDYDVLIIGSGFGGSVSALRLTEKGYRVGVLEAGRRFEDEDFAKTSWNLRKFLWAPRLGCFGIQRIHPLKNVLILAGAGVGGGSLNYANTLYVPPEPFFADRQWAHITDWRSELEPHYEQAQRMLGVVTNPTFTDADRVLKEVADEMGCGDTFVPTPVGVFFGPEGTKAPGEKFPDPFFGGVGPERTGCLECGSCMTGCRYGAKNTLLKNYLGLAESAGAQVIPMTTVKSFEQRPDGLWEISTVRTGSWVRRRKRTFTAANVILAAGTWGTQHLLFNMRDKGKLPRLSKRLGVLTRTNSESIVGAGRRTVSPDLDLTHGVAITSSIHPTEDTHIEPCRYGKGSNAMGLLQTLMTDGPGLEGTDVPRWRQLLDTAGEDPRGMLRLLNPRKWSERTMIALVMQHLDNSITTFTKRGRLGIRWYTSKQGHGDPNPAWNPVGNTVTRRIAEKIDGVAGGTWGELFNIPLTAHFLGGAAISDSPEQGVIDPYHRVYGYPTLYVVDGAAISANLGVNPSLSITAQAERAASLWPNKGGNDQRPLQGDTYRRLAPITPAHPVVPLGAPGALRWLPIDPVSSAS from the coding sequence ATGCAGCCAGACTATGACGTCCTGATCATCGGCTCGGGTTTCGGCGGCAGCGTCAGCGCGCTCCGACTGACCGAAAAGGGTTACCGCGTAGGCGTATTGGAGGCGGGCCGTCGCTTCGAAGACGAGGATTTCGCCAAGACGTCGTGGAATCTGCGCAAGTTTCTGTGGGCTCCGAGACTGGGCTGCTTCGGCATCCAACGGATTCATCCGCTGAAGAACGTGCTGATTCTGGCCGGCGCCGGGGTGGGCGGCGGATCGCTGAATTATGCCAACACGCTGTACGTCCCGCCGGAGCCGTTCTTCGCCGACCGCCAGTGGGCCCACATCACCGACTGGCGCAGCGAGCTGGAGCCGCATTATGAGCAGGCGCAGCGGATGCTGGGCGTGGTCACCAACCCGACGTTCACCGACGCCGACCGCGTGCTCAAAGAGGTCGCCGACGAAATGGGTTGCGGCGATACGTTCGTGCCGACGCCGGTGGGGGTGTTCTTCGGGCCGGAGGGCACCAAGGCACCGGGCGAGAAGTTTCCCGACCCGTTCTTCGGTGGTGTGGGACCGGAGCGCACCGGCTGCCTGGAGTGCGGCTCCTGCATGACGGGCTGCCGTTACGGGGCCAAGAACACGCTGCTCAAGAATTATCTCGGCCTCGCGGAATCCGCAGGCGCACAAGTCATTCCAATGACCACCGTGAAGAGCTTCGAGCAACGGCCCGACGGACTGTGGGAGATCAGCACGGTCCGGACCGGCAGCTGGGTGCGGCGGCGTAAGCGCACCTTCACCGCCGCGAACGTGATCTTGGCCGCGGGCACCTGGGGCACCCAGCACCTGCTGTTCAACATGCGCGACAAGGGCAAACTGCCACGCCTCTCGAAGCGGCTGGGTGTGCTGACCCGAACCAATTCCGAATCGATCGTCGGCGCCGGGCGCCGCACGGTGTCGCCGGACCTGGACCTAACCCACGGGGTGGCGATCACGTCGTCGATTCACCCGACGGAGGACACTCACATCGAGCCCTGCCGCTACGGCAAGGGTTCCAACGCGATGGGGCTGCTACAGACGCTGATGACCGACGGCCCCGGGCTCGAGGGCACGGACGTGCCGCGCTGGCGGCAGCTGCTCGATACGGCGGGGGAGGACCCGCGTGGCATGCTGCGGCTGCTCAATCCCCGTAAGTGGAGCGAACGCACGATGATCGCACTGGTGATGCAGCACCTGGACAACTCGATCACCACGTTCACCAAACGCGGCAGGCTGGGCATCCGCTGGTACACCAGCAAGCAGGGACACGGCGACCCGAACCCGGCCTGGAATCCGGTGGGCAACACGGTTACCCGTCGCATCGCCGAGAAAATCGACGGCGTGGCCGGCGGCACCTGGGGGGAGTTGTTCAACATCCCGCTGACCGCACACTTCCTCGGCGGGGCGGCGATCAGCGACAGCCCCGAACAGGGCGTGATCGATCCGTACCACCGGGTCTACGGCTATCCCACCCTGTACGTGGTCGACGGCGCGGCAATCTCGGCGAATCTGGGCGTCAACCCGTCGCTGTCCATCACCGCGCAGGCCGAGCGGGCCGCCTCGCTGTGGCCGAACAAGGGGGGGAACGATCAGCGCCCGCTGCAGGGCGACACCTACCGGCGGCTGGCGCCGATAACGCCGGCGCACCCGGTGGTACCCCTCGGTGCACCGGGTGCGCTGCGTTGGCTGCCGATCGATCCGGTCAGCTCGGCGAGCTGA